The following are encoded in a window of Ruminiclostridium herbifermentans genomic DNA:
- a CDS encoding glycine--tRNA ligase translates to MKKIMMEDMVAYCNQYGFIFQGSEIYGGLANTWDYGPLGTRLKNNIKDAWRYFFIQSRDNSFELDSDILMNPTVWKASGHLDSFSDPLLDCKECKTRHRADNLIADFDENAKPDGMTTEEMVQYIRANNVPCPKCGKSNFTDIRQFNLMFATERGVTQGSTSTIYLRPENAQGEYVNFLNVQRTMRAKLPFGIGQIGKAFRNEITPGNFTFRTIEFEQMEYQTFCKKGTDEELYDFFKNYGIKFFNLLGLPSERLRFHDHEKLAHYAKAACDIEYLFPFGWGEINGTHNRTDFDLSRHIEYSGKRLDYIDLVTNERYVPYIIESTYGVDRIVLAVLFEALQEEELEGGDTRLVLKISPALAPIKLNVLPVMKKKHSEKALEIYNYVKKHFMATYDDAGNIGRRYRRGDAIGTPFAISIDDDTLNDGIVTLRERDSMQQIRIKLEELVDYINEKTKLPIDNI, encoded by the coding sequence ATGAAGAAGATAATGATGGAAGATATGGTTGCATATTGCAATCAGTATGGATTTATTTTTCAAGGCAGTGAAATATACGGAGGTTTGGCTAACACTTGGGATTACGGACCATTAGGCACTAGACTCAAAAACAACATTAAAGATGCTTGGAGATACTTTTTTATTCAAAGCAGAGATAATAGCTTTGAATTAGATTCAGATATATTGATGAATCCAACGGTTTGGAAAGCAAGTGGCCATTTAGACAGTTTTTCTGATCCACTTCTTGACTGTAAGGAATGTAAAACAAGGCATCGTGCAGACAATCTTATTGCGGATTTTGACGAAAATGCAAAACCTGATGGAATGACTACTGAAGAAATGGTTCAATATATCAGAGCAAATAACGTTCCATGTCCAAAGTGCGGTAAGTCAAACTTTACTGACATAAGACAGTTTAATCTTATGTTTGCAACTGAAAGAGGAGTAACACAGGGTTCCACTAGTACAATATACTTGAGACCTGAAAATGCACAGGGTGAGTATGTTAACTTCCTAAATGTTCAGAGAACAATGAGAGCTAAACTTCCTTTTGGAATTGGACAGATTGGTAAGGCATTTAGAAATGAAATAACACCTGGAAACTTTACTTTCAGAACAATTGAGTTTGAGCAGATGGAATATCAAACATTCTGTAAGAAGGGTACGGATGAAGAACTTTACGATTTCTTTAAAAATTATGGTATTAAATTCTTCAATCTGTTAGGACTTCCAAGTGAACGTTTAAGATTCCATGACCATGAAAAGCTTGCTCATTATGCAAAAGCTGCATGTGATATTGAATATCTATTCCCATTTGGATGGGGAGAAATTAATGGTACTCATAATAGAACTGACTTTGATTTATCAAGGCATATTGAGTACTCAGGTAAGAGATTGGATTATATTGATTTAGTAACAAACGAAAGATATGTACCATATATTATTGAGTCAACATATGGAGTTGATAGAATAGTATTGGCTGTTCTTTTTGAAGCTTTACAAGAAGAAGAACTTGAAGGTGGCGATACTAGACTTGTATTAAAGATTTCTCCAGCATTGGCACCAATTAAATTAAATGTACTTCCAGTAATGAAGAAAAAGCATAGTGAAAAGGCTTTAGAAATATACAATTATGTTAAAAAGCATTTTATGGCTACTTATGATGATGCTGGTAATATAGGAAGAAGGTATAGAAGAGGAGATGCAATTGGTACTCCGTTTGCAATCAGTATTGATGATGATACTTTAAATGACGGAATTGTAACTCTTAGAGAACGTGATTCAATGCAGCAAATTAGAATTAAACTAGAAGAATTAGTAGACTATATAAATGAAAAGACTAAATTGCCTATAGATAATATATAG